A portion of the Paenibacillus marchantiae genome contains these proteins:
- the pdxT gene encoding pyridoxal 5'-phosphate synthase glutaminase subunit PdxT, with protein MKIGVLALQGAVTEHIRSIERAGAEGLAIKQVQQLEELDGLILPGGESTTIGKLMRKYGFMEAIRAFAAEGKPVFGTCAGLIVMAKHIEGQEEAHLELMDMIVSRNAFGRQRESFETDLSVKGIEETVRAVFIRAPLIESVGEEVEVLSTYKDEIVTARQGHLLACSYHPELTDDYRLHAYFVDMARSYKQPVQNQ; from the coding sequence ATGAAGATCGGCGTTTTAGCACTTCAAGGGGCAGTCACCGAGCACATTCGTAGTATTGAACGGGCCGGAGCAGAAGGATTGGCGATTAAACAGGTTCAGCAACTTGAGGAGCTGGATGGGTTGATTCTTCCTGGCGGTGAGAGTACCACGATTGGCAAACTGATGCGCAAATATGGTTTCATGGAGGCCATTCGGGCATTCGCTGCTGAGGGTAAACCGGTATTCGGCACCTGTGCTGGTTTGATTGTTATGGCCAAACATATTGAAGGACAAGAGGAAGCTCATCTGGAGCTAATGGATATGATCGTCTCCAGAAATGCATTTGGACGGCAGAGGGAAAGCTTCGAAACGGATCTTTCGGTAAAAGGCATTGAGGAGACGGTAAGGGCAGTGTTTATACGGGCACCCCTGATTGAGAGTGTAGGAGAAGAGGTAGAGGTTCTTTCCACTTACAAGGATGAGATTGTCACTGCTCGCCAGGGGCATCTGCTGGCTTGCTCCTATCACCCTGAGCTGACAGATGATTATCGACTGCATGCTTACTTTGTGGACATGGCTAGGTCGTATAAACAGCCTGTACAGAACCAATAG
- a CDS encoding D-alanyl-D-alanine carboxypeptidase family protein gives MNKKKRQMLKKSVASVMLINMLCMSAVMPVMAAANDSGQVLTAAATTTKTEKAVDIPSADSLGLDVKSAILMEASTGQILLNVNADKAMPPASMTKMMTEYIVAEQVKQGKLNWDDVVTVKKNAAESTGSRIFLAEGDQHTVKELYIAMAVGSANDATVALAEHIAGSEQAFVKMMNDEAKRMGMKDSYFINSTGLDRADMPADFRPTEDKEIVMSARDAAILCRYIIMDHPDYKDFTTIQSYKFRPNDKDPIVNYNWMLEANKNITNFKSYAYEGLDGMKTGHTTNAGNNFTGTAERNGMRLISVVMGTDSEPARFRETKKVLDFGFNNFEVKQAVAAKTKVTGWEAVPLKKGKETTVPVVTDNAVSFVVPKGTQNLDVTFKANVTEADKLVAPIKAGTKVGTVTYTYKAEGIEPQEKTVNLITAEEAEKGGWFRLFFRAVKDFFVDLFDGIKNLF, from the coding sequence ATGAATAAGAAAAAACGTCAAATGCTCAAAAAAAGCGTAGCCTCGGTTATGCTGATTAATATGCTCTGCATGTCTGCGGTAATGCCTGTTATGGCTGCTGCAAACGATTCAGGGCAGGTATTGACCGCGGCAGCTACAACAACGAAGACTGAAAAAGCCGTGGACATTCCTTCGGCAGACTCACTGGGACTCGATGTTAAATCAGCCATACTGATGGAGGCTTCAACGGGCCAGATTCTGCTCAATGTGAATGCGGATAAAGCTATGCCGCCAGCAAGCATGACCAAAATGATGACCGAGTACATTGTGGCTGAACAGGTCAAACAGGGGAAATTAAACTGGGATGATGTCGTTACAGTTAAAAAGAACGCAGCGGAAAGTACTGGATCACGGATTTTCCTCGCAGAAGGTGACCAACATACAGTCAAGGAGCTGTACATTGCTATGGCTGTTGGTTCTGCCAATGATGCTACAGTGGCTTTGGCTGAACACATCGCTGGCTCCGAGCAAGCTTTTGTGAAAATGATGAATGATGAAGCGAAGCGTATGGGAATGAAAGATAGCTACTTCATCAACTCCACAGGACTGGATCGTGCAGATATGCCTGCGGACTTCCGCCCAACTGAGGATAAAGAAATCGTCATGTCGGCACGGGATGCGGCCATTTTGTGCAGATACATCATCATGGATCACCCGGACTACAAAGATTTTACAACCATTCAATCTTATAAATTCCGTCCTAATGACAAAGATCCAATTGTTAACTATAACTGGATGCTGGAAGCGAATAAAAATATAACCAACTTCAAAAGCTATGCCTATGAGGGTCTGGACGGGATGAAAACGGGCCATACCACAAACGCTGGGAATAACTTTACGGGTACGGCTGAGCGTAATGGCATGCGTCTGATCAGTGTGGTTATGGGTACCGATTCGGAGCCAGCGCGTTTCAGAGAAACAAAGAAAGTATTGGACTTCGGATTCAACAATTTTGAAGTGAAACAGGCGGTTGCTGCCAAAACTAAAGTCACAGGCTGGGAAGCTGTACCTTTGAAAAAAGGGAAGGAAACAACAGTACCTGTTGTGACGGATAATGCAGTAAGTTTCGTTGTACCTAAAGGTACTCAAAACCTGGACGTGACATTTAAAGCGAATGTAACTGAAGCTGATAAGCTGGTTGCTCCAATTAAGGCCGGAACCAAGGTTGGGACGGTTACTTATACGTACAAAGCTGAAGGAATTGAGCCACAAGAGAAGACAGTGAACCTCATCACCGCAGAAGAAGCCGAAAAAGGCGGTTGGTTCCGTCTCTTCTTCCGTGCAGTGAAAGATTTCTTCGTTGATCTGTTTGATGGCATCAAAAACCTGTTCTAA